The proteins below are encoded in one region of Candidatus Dormiibacterota bacterium:
- a CDS encoding NADH-quinone oxidoreductase subunit C: protein MIRRESLVDACALLRDDPEGLYTMPVYVTAVDWPDREPDAPRYDVVYQLRSLRHNDVCRLVVQVPEDDPTVPSLEGEFCGMDWHERECYDLLGIRFTGHHDLRRILLPDDWEGHPLRRDYVSFGEPVAFTHNIEWALPAAERPPGMPGTSR, encoded by the coding sequence GTGATCCGTCGCGAGTCGCTCGTCGACGCCTGCGCGCTGCTCCGCGACGACCCCGAGGGGCTGTACACGATGCCGGTGTACGTGACCGCCGTCGACTGGCCCGACCGCGAGCCCGACGCGCCCCGCTACGACGTCGTCTACCAGCTGCGCTCACTGCGGCACAACGACGTCTGCCGGCTGGTGGTGCAGGTGCCGGAGGACGACCCCACCGTGCCCTCCCTCGAGGGTGAGTTCTGCGGCATGGACTGGCACGAGCGCGAGTGCTACGACCTGCTCGGCATCCGGTTCACCGGTCACCACGACCTGCGCCGGATCCTCCTCCCCGACGACTGGGAGGGTCACCCCCTGCGCAGGGACTACGTCTCCTTCGGCGAGCCGGTCGCCTTCACCCACAACATCGAGTGGGCGCTGCCTGCGGCGGAGCGCCCGCCGGGCATGCCCGGGACCTCGCGCTGA
- the ndhC gene encoding NADH-quinone oxidoreductase subunit A: MLSDYAPILVFLAICVAFGGGVQLLNSLVGPRKPSPEKELPYECGIMPVESARRRFSVSFYVTAMLFIIFDVESVFLFPWATVVRDLKIFGLVEIGIFILTLLVALTYVWRKGALRWD; the protein is encoded by the coding sequence ATGCTGTCCGATTACGCACCCATCCTCGTCTTTCTGGCGATCTGTGTCGCCTTTGGCGGAGGCGTCCAGCTGCTCAACTCCCTGGTCGGCCCGCGCAAGCCGTCGCCGGAGAAGGAGCTGCCCTACGAGTGCGGGATCATGCCCGTCGAGTCGGCGCGCCGCCGCTTCTCGGTCAGCTTCTACGTCACCGCGATGCTCTTCATCATCTTCGACGTGGAGTCGGTGTTCCTCTTCCCGTGGGCCACGGTGGTGCGCGACCTCAAGATCTTCGGACTGGTGGAGATCGGCATCTTCATCCTCACCCTCCTGGTGGCGCTGACCTACGTCTGGCGCAAGGGCGCGCTGCGATGGGACTGA